Proteins from a genomic interval of Dehalobacter sp.:
- a CDS encoding peptidoglycan-binding protein, producing MSLQLTRNLRLGIRGNDVRQLQIALIELGYNPGTPDSIFGSRTQATVIAFQQNNGLAQDGIVGPATIAALNRTLTEPAFLKVGSRGPEVATLQSILKELGYAPGMADGVFGPKTREAVIAFQRDYELIPDGIAGPQTFTALDQVIRRKTM from the coding sequence ATGAGCCTTCAGTTGACCAGAAATCTCAGACTAGGGATACGTGGCAATGACGTCAGACAGCTGCAAATTGCACTAATCGAACTTGGTTATAATCCAGGGACTCCGGATAGCATCTTTGGCTCCCGTACCCAAGCAACAGTAATAGCCTTTCAACAAAATAACGGGTTGGCACAGGATGGAATTGTTGGTCCGGCAACTATAGCAGCTTTGAACAGAACCCTTACTGAACCTGCATTTCTCAAAGTAGGTTCCCGAGGTCCGGAAGTTGCTACACTGCAGTCAATCCTTAAAGAACTCGGCTATGCCCCAGGAATGGCTGATGGAGTATTTGGGCCTAAGACCAGGGAAGCTGTGATCGCTTTCCAAAGAGATTATGAACTTATCCCAGATGGTATTGCGGGACCGCAGACCTTTACAGCTTTGGATCAGGTAATCCGCCGCAAGACAATGTAA
- a CDS encoding DUF3533 domain-containing protein, with protein MITVIFYDIFIINQHCVDFNSGMGELHSPRLQPKKENMERVEMMEIIAGILKQKILWIGLAVVILFASVLTIALLGSTINAELKGAPMALVLQDEGVALQSGVELNFGQKIADSVMTSTGSQDNSVFKWTILTDKNEAMDAMNNQKYYGALIIPKDFSKKVMSVTSANQTPGEVEVYINNGMSQTVANILTQVVEKMETGINDKLRTQLAAQLASAIKQTPEIGQSPSKQTSQTASAQAAAMQAQRQIMQNLQQNTLVSFTIDKVNVIPGHSANGNAPVSVTMLAWMTGLISSILLFFVIKKVEPTKKTEKALTIGIQIVCAIAFCFIASLVILIVGNGLLKMTIPNSFEFCLYFTLISFSFFLMQSMLVNGLGAQGIVLVMLVFFFGLPMISLPYEMLSSASKFWLYSWMPLRFGVEVMRDFFYFAGTNMIKPMTSLLSAGAICLVLSFLSVFMPVKKSKTSSLGF; from the coding sequence TTGATCACGGTAATCTTCTATGATATTTTTATAATAAATCAACACTGTGTTGATTTCAATAGCGGTATGGGTGAACTACATAGCCCAAGATTACAGCCTAAAAAAGAAAACATGGAAAGGGTTGAGATGATGGAAATTATTGCTGGTATTTTAAAACAAAAAATATTGTGGATTGGATTAGCAGTGGTGATTTTATTTGCATCGGTGCTGACAATTGCACTTTTAGGATCAACGATTAATGCTGAATTGAAAGGTGCGCCTATGGCTTTAGTTTTGCAGGATGAGGGAGTAGCCTTGCAGTCCGGAGTAGAATTGAATTTTGGGCAAAAAATAGCAGACTCGGTAATGACATCAACCGGCAGCCAGGACAACTCAGTCTTTAAGTGGACGATTCTCACTGACAAAAATGAGGCGATGGATGCAATGAATAATCAGAAATATTATGGTGCTCTGATTATTCCAAAGGATTTTAGTAAAAAGGTGATGTCTGTCACAAGTGCAAACCAGACTCCTGGTGAAGTTGAGGTATATATCAACAACGGAATGAGTCAAACCGTTGCCAATATTTTGACGCAGGTTGTGGAAAAAATGGAGACGGGTATCAATGACAAATTAAGAACACAGCTGGCAGCTCAGCTAGCCAGCGCTATTAAACAAACTCCGGAGATCGGTCAAAGTCCGTCAAAGCAAACCAGTCAAACGGCTTCCGCCCAAGCCGCAGCAATGCAAGCGCAGAGGCAGATAATGCAAAATCTGCAGCAGAATACGCTCGTAAGTTTTACAATTGACAAAGTTAACGTTATTCCCGGTCACAGTGCCAATGGTAATGCACCTGTTTCTGTCACAATGTTGGCTTGGATGACCGGCTTGATATCATCCATACTCCTCTTTTTTGTGATAAAGAAAGTTGAGCCAACTAAAAAAACGGAAAAGGCGCTTACGATTGGAATACAGATCGTTTGTGCCATTGCGTTTTGCTTCATTGCTTCGTTGGTTATCTTGATCGTTGGAAACGGCTTATTGAAAATGACGATTCCGAACAGTTTTGAGTTCTGTTTATATTTTACACTGATAAGCTTCAGTTTTTTCCTAATGCAGTCAATGCTGGTAAACGGATTAGGTGCTCAGGGAATTGTACTTGTCATGCTGGTATTCTTTTTCGGGCTGCCAATGATCTCTCTGCCTTATGAAATGCTCTCCTCTGCGTCAAAGTTTTGGTTATATTCCTGGATGCCTTTACGCTTTGGAGTAGAGGTGATGCGGGATTTCTTCTATTTTGCTGGTACCAATATGATTAAACCAATGACATCGTTATTGTCGGCCGGAGCTATATGCTTGGTTCTATCCTTCCTCTCCGTTTTTATGCCTGTTAAAAAAAGCAAAACTTCAAGCCTTGGGTTTTAA